The region ACCCCGGCGTCTGGGCGCGTAGGGGCGCACAGCGTGCGCCCGGAGGGTTGGGGGTGGGCCCGAGGGCGGGCGCACGCTGTGCGCCCCTACGGGTGAAACGGCCGTATTCCCGAGCTCTCAGCCGCGACGCGAACCCACACGGATCGGAACAGAGCCGATCGCAGCCGCGCGCCCGCCAGGCTGCGCCCGGCGACGGGGCACCAGGTCTCGAGAACAGGAAGGGGCCAGGGCCATCCGCGGTTTTCAGCGGCGATCCCGCGGGGAGACGGTCAGTCCTCCCGCATCACGAGGACCGAGCAAGGGGCGTGGCGCGCCACCTGCTCCGAGACACTGCCGAGCAGGAAGCGGTGGAACCGATCGGCAAGGCTCTGGCCGTGGGCCCCCACCACCACGAGGTCGGCACGGACTTCTTCGGCCTGCTCCAGGAGCCGTGCGGCGGGGTACCCCCGCAGGATGGCCGTCTCGGCCCCGCGGCCGGAAGCGAGAAACGCCTCCTTGAGCTCGCCCAGCTCTCGGAGCGCCGAGCCCTCGTCGACCCCGGGCGAGACCCACACGGGCTCCCGCCGCGGGGCCTCGGAGTCGAGCACCGGCAGGACGATCGTCAAGAGGACCTCGGGGTGGGCCGGCAAGGGAAAGCGCAGGAGTTGGGTCGCCGCGGTCCGGGATGAGGGCGCCCCGTCGTAGCCCAGAATCACCTGTCGAATGGGCCTGTGCCCCCGGCGGGCGACGAGCACCGAACACGGAGCGTGGCGGGTGACCCGCGCCGCGACGCTCCCCCATCCGAACCGCACCAGACCTGAGGTCCCGGTGGCACCCACCGCCAGGAGAGACGCCCCGATCTCCCCGCAGGCTGCCAGGATCTCCTCGTCCGGGTAACCCTCGCGCACCATGGGCTCGACGTGGGCGCGCGTGCCCGCCAGGTCTTCCCGGGCGGCCGCCAGCACCTCCCCGACTGCGGGCGCATCTCGCCGCGAGGCGACGGCAAGCAGGGTGATCCGGTCGTCGGGCGTCAGGGGCAGGCCGGCCAGCACCCCTCCCGCCTCGCGGGCGGCAGGGGAGCCGTCTGTGGCGTAAACGATCGTCACGATGTTCCCTTTCCGGCGGCAAGAGGTCACCCCGGTGCCCCTTACCAGATCAGGTCGCTCCGGAGCGAAGCAGCAGACCCGCCACGTTGAAGTAGAAGAGAAGAGTGGCCACGTCGGCCAAGGCGAGCACCACGGGCCCGGCAGCGATCTTGGGGTCCCGCCCCGACGCATGGATGGCGGTGGGCAGGGCCACGCCGAGGAGGCACGCGGTCACCATGGAGAGGCAGATGCTCGCAGCGATGGCGGCGGCCACGGCGAGCTGCCCTTTCCAGATCCACGCGATGGCACCGACCGTACCGCCCGCAGCGAGACCCAGCAGCACGGCGATGGCAAACTCGGCGCCGAGGGCCTGGGCGAAGCCCCGGCGGGTCACCCCCTGCCCCGCGAAACCTTGGAGCGTAATGGTCATGGACTGGATGCTCACGCTCTCCGCCAGGGCCAGCACCACGGGGATGAAGAGGGCGAGCACGATCACGGTATCGAGGAGGGGCTCGTACAGCCCGGCCACGAGGGCGCACACGATGCCGCCCCCGATATTGGCCAGGAGCCACGGGAACCGGTCTCGGAATCGGGCCCAGGGCGAACCCCGGCGGGAGAGGGCCAGGTGCACGCCGATGAGCTGGAAGGCGGCCTCGGCCGAGCTCGCCTCGGCCGCATCGAAGAAGCCTTCGGCGAACATGCCCACGTCGACGATGCCCAGCAGGCGCTTTTCGTCGTCGACCACGGGAAAGGCCAGGAAGCGGTACAGCGTGAAGAACTCGCAAGCGTCCAGGACCGTGGCGGAGGCGGGGAGCGTCACGAGCCGAGTCACCATCAGCTCCCCGATCTTCGCGTCGAGCGGGTTCATCAGGAGGCGCCGCGTCGGTACGATGCCCTGCAAACGGTCTTCCTCGTCCAGGACGTAGAAGTAGACGATCTTCTCCGCCAGGGCCTGGGTCCGCAGGGATGCCAACGCCTCTTCCACCGTCTGGCCGGCGCGAAGGATCGGGTAGTCCTGCCGCAGGTGCTCCCGCAGGGAGTCGCCCAGGTGCTGGTGCGTGAGAACGTGGCTCACTTTGGCACAGCCCTCCCGCGTGCCCGGCTGACCCCCCAGCGGGAACCGCCGTCTCGTCCCGGGCTCCTCGGCCGAGGGGCCGGGGCATCGGGTCCGGCGCCGGCCCCGCGGCGAGCCTGCGCGGGCCCTGGCAGCACGCGCTTCGTCAAACCCCCACAGGTCGGTGGCACACGTCCCCTCCCCCGCACAGGCCGTCCACGTCGTGGGCGGCTCCCGCCACCACCAGCCGGTCGCCGGTCCGCAGCACCTCGCCGGGCTCGGGGGCGGTGAGCCGTTCCTCCCCCCGCTGGATGCCGATCACGTTGACCCCGTGCCGGCCCCGCAGGTCGATCTCGGCGAGGGAGCGGCCCGCCCAGGTCGAGCCCTCGGACACGGCCACCTCACCGATGCGAAACGGCGTGGGCTGCGCCTCCTCGAAGGCGGTGGCCTGCAAGGCCTCCCGCGCCCGCGCCAGGGCGTCCGGGGCGCCCACGAGCACGAGCCGGTCCCCCGGGAAGACCTGGAAGTCGGGCCCCAGGTCGAAGAGGCTTCGGCCGGCCCGGTCCACGGCGATGATCGACGCGCCCGTGCGGGACCGCAGCGCCAAATCCTTGATGCACCGGCCGGCCGCGAGGGAGTCGCTCCCCACCCGCACTTCGTCCAGGGTGACTCCCCAGGGGTGGGCCGCCTGGATGTGGTCGGCGGCCCCGCCCAGGGCGTCCACCGCCTGCTCGGCGGCATCGGCGAAAGGAAAGAGCACCCGGTCGGCACCGGATTGCTGGAAGAGCCGCGCCTCCGCTGCGCTGTGGGCGGTGAGCACCACCTTGCCCCGGTAGCCGTGGGCCTGAAGGGATCGGAGCAGCGTGAGGTTGGCCTCGCGCCCAGGGGCGGCGCTCACCACCAACCGGGCGCCGGCCAGGGGCAGGTGCTCCAGGATGTCCGGGTCCTCGGAGTCGCCGTACCGGACGGGCAGGCCTTCCGCCTGGCACTCGGCCACCGCCTCGGGGTCGAAGTCCACCCCGAGCACCTGCTTGCCCCGCCGCAGAAGGTTCTTGGCGATGTTGCGGCCGTAGCGGCCGAGGCCGAAGAGGATCACCTCGGCCCCCGCGCCGCCGGGGCTGTCCTCGGCCTGCTCCCGGTGGGGGACGTGCCGCTCGAAGATCCCCAGGAGGGGGGAAAGCCGGTTGTAGAGCGGGTAGGAGTAGAGGATCAGGTAGGTGGAGAGCCCGATGGTCACGAGCCCCACCAGGGTCAGGAGCCCCATGGCCTCCTGGCTCAGGTGCCCCAGGCTCACGCCCATGGCGCCGAGAATCAGGGAGAACTCGCTGATCTGGGCCACGGTGAGGCCCGCCAGGAACCCGGTGCGCTTGCGGTACCCCATGAACCCCATGATCGCCATGACGATGAGGGGGTTGCCCACTAGCACGAAGACCGAGAAGACCGCCGCGGGCCCCAGTTGGGCCCCCAGCAGCGAGAGGTCGAGCCTCGCCCCCAGGTCGATGAAGAAGAAGAGGAGCAGGAAGTCCCGCAGGCTCACCAAGCGGGATGCGATGGCCTCCCGGTAGGGGGTCGAAGCCAGCGAGATGCCCGCGAGGAATGCTCCCACCTCCTTGCTGAATCCCAGGGTGTCGCCCAGGGCTGCGAGGAGCACCGCCCAGGCGATCGCCGAGAGCACCAGGAGCTCCTGGGAGCGGGCGAGCCGGTCCAGCAGGGGCGGGAGCACGTAGCGCATGAGGAGGCCCACCACCCCCAGGAACGCGAGGCCCACGCCCGCAACCCGCAGGCCTTCCCGGAGCATCCCCCCCTCGCCGCCCGGGGCGGCTCCGAGGGCCGTAAGGCCGATGAGCGCGAGCACCGCCGCCACGTCCTGCACGATGAGGAACCCCAGGGCGATGCGCCCGTGAAGGGCGTCGATCTCGCGCTTGTCGGAGAGGAGCTTGACGATGATGATCGTGCTCGAGAAGGTGAGCCCCACGGCCAGGTAGAGGGCCTCCACCGTCCCCATCCCGAACCCCAGGGCGATGAGGAACCCGAAGAGCGAGGTGAAGAGCACCTGCCCGAGGCCCGTCGCCAGCGCCACGGGGCCCGTGGTGCGGATGAGGTGGAGATCGAGCTTCAGACCCACCACGAAGAGCAGGAGCGCGATGCCGAGCTCCGCCAGGAGCTCGATCTGCTCGTGGGCCGAGACGAGATCGAGCCCCGAGGGTCCCACCAGCACCCCGACCCCGATGAATGCCACGATCAGGGGCTGGCGCAGCTGGGTGGCCAGGGCGCCGATGACGGCGCTCACCACGAGGATCGCGGTCATCTCGAGGAAGAGGCTATCGAACACGAAGGGCATGGTCGCCGTTCCTTCGAAGAGGTGCCGAGGGACGAGGCCCCGCCGGGCCTGGAGCGCGTGGGGAACCCTCGGAAGGGAAATGTCTTCTACTTGGGCCCGGGCCCTCGGTCAAGGAGGAGAGGAGCCCTCGGGTCGGCGCCTCCGCTGCGAGGGAGGCCGGCGCTGCCCCGCTCGCTTCCCGGCGCGGGGCCACCGGGCCGCCGGGCCCAGCCCAGGCAAATCCGCCGCCCAGGGGGGAAGGGGCAGACGACCGGCGCGCGACTTTGCCGCCGCGGGATGTGGCCACGTGCCGGTAAGGCCGATCGCACGAGCTGTAGTCGAGGAGGTAGGCGTGGTCGACGAACGCCAGGGCTGCGCGCAGGTTCGCGGCGGCGCGCGGGTAGAGGGCGCAGATCTTCTCGTCGGGCACTTCGTGGCCACCCGTGGCGACGCGCTGAGCAACTCGGGCCGTACATAGCTCGGGCGACTCCAGCCCGATGTAGATGAGGATCAGGCCGCGGGCACGAACCGGCGCTTCTCGAACCGCCCGGGGGTGCGGGTCCCGTCCGGGTCGATTCGGACCACCAGGCCGGGGTAGTCCGGGTCGCTCCCGTATACCGGCCCCTCGCCCCCTCGCACGCGCCGAAGCGCGGCGCCGCGCCTGGGAGAGGTGGCGAGCCGATCCAAAATGGCGAGAACGGCCTCTCTCTTCGAGCGGTCAGGGAAGGCCGCCGACAGGTCCGGGACTCGCTTGAGGGCCAGGACGTCGGGATGGGGAAGCACCGCCTCCACCGCCTGGCCGAGGCGGGCCCAGTGCTCTACCTGGGCCGCGATCGAGCGTTGGCTCGCCTCGGACTCGGCTCGCGCCGCCGTGACCAGCTCGTCCGACAACTTGACCGGCATGCCCATGGCCGCCTCCGGAACGGGGGTGCGGGTAGCAAAATACTACCCGGCGGCGGACGCAGCAAGGGCCGGACTTCCCCTCAGAACGTCCAGGGCAGGGCGCGGTACCCGAAGGCTAAGATGAGGGTGCCGAGCACGCACAGGGCCAGGTAGAGGAAGAAGACCCGCTTGTGGAACATGGTGAGGAAGACCCCCATCACCGGGAGCGCCGTCACCGGCCCCCCCACCAGCATGGCGATGCCGGGGCCCTTGGCCAGGCCCAGCGCCTCGCCGGGGTCCGGGAGGTAGAAGCCGAAGAGCATCGACGCGGCGGTGACCTGTGGCAGGTGCAGGGGCACCGTGGCGAAGGTCAGCGCGAGGATGGGCCAGGCGCCCTGCCCTTCGAGCAGGCTCACCACCCACTCCCGGGGGATGAACTGGAGCGCCACCACCTCGATGACGATGCCCACCAGGGCGAACTTGCCGATGCGCAGCCCCCCCTCCCACACCCGGGCGAGGAACACCAGCACCGGGTTGTGGGTGCACCGGTCCACGCGGTGGGAGAGCTGCCGGCCGCACTCGCACCGGAGCTCCTCCACGGGGTAGTCGGGGTCGTGGAAGTTCCCCTCCGGGAGCTTCTGCCGGAAGATCGCGTCCTCGGAAAAGCCCCGGGGGCGCAGCCACAAGGTCACGTAGCCCGCGAAGAGCGAGAGCAGGAGCGCGCACACCAGCACCACGTTGGCCCACCCCAGCCCCAGCATGCCCGAGAGCATCGCGTAGGAGGCCGGGCTCATGAGGGGCGAGGCCACGAGCAGCGCGACGGCGGGGGCGAGCGGCAGACCCGCCACGAGCAGCGAGATGACCAGCGGCAGCGTCGCGCAGGCGCACAGGGGGCTCGCGAGCCCCAGGAGAGTGGCCACGGGGATGGTGAAGGGTCCGAACCGGCCCAGGACCTTCCGGAGCTTCACGTGCCACTTGAGTGTCCGGATGGTGGCCTCCATCAGGACTCCCACCAGCAGGTAGGGGAGGATGTAGACAAGCTCCTTGCCGAGATTGCGCAAGAGCTCCAGAAACTCCCGAAGGAAACCTTCCACGTCTTACCTCTCCTCGATGTGCATCGGGTAGGGGCGCCTCGCCCAGGCGCCCGGCCACGGGTTGCGCGCGTCGACTGGCGCGGCCCCCCTCCTACGGAGGCAACGGGCCGGGGTTGCACGCCTCGCGGAGCCGCGTGAGACCTGGATCGTCGGCCCCGGCCTCGAGGTCGCGGCCGCATTGTGGCGGTCTCGCGGCCGCCCGGCAAGGTCTCCCCCTTTGACGGTGAGCTCTCCTTCCTGCTAAAAGGATCGTCCGACGCGGGCAGGCGCGAGGGCGCAGCCCGGTCGGGAGGCGCCGTGTACGGGTTGGACCAGCAGGTGCTCCGGGTGGACGTGGGGGGGATGCCCCTGGAGTGGATCGACTACCAGGAGGCGGTGCGGCTGCACCACCTGGGGCGGGTCTGCTACTGCCTCGGGACGCTGCTCTACCGCCTGCGGGGCGGGGTCAACGCCCGCACCGGCCGGCGGAGCGCGGTGGAGGTCACCTCGATCCTCGCCACCACCGGCGACCGGCGGGCCGGGCTCCGCGGCGTCTACGAGCCCCCCCTCTCCAACGCCACGCTCTTTCGGCGCGACGCCCAGCTCTGCCTCTACTGCGGCGTGCCGTTTCCCCCCCGGGAGCTCTCCCGCGACCACGTGACCCCGCTGAGCCGGGGCGGCCGGGACTATTGGAACAACGTGGTGACCGCCTGCAAGCGCTGCAACAACCACAAGGCGGGCCGCACCCCCGAAGAAGCCGGGCTGGAGCTTCTGGCCGTTCCCTTCACCCCCACCCGGGCCGAGTACGTCTACCTCCAGGGCAAGCGCATCCTCGCCGACCAGATGGAGTTCCTCCGCACCCACTTCCCCCGCACCAGCCCCCTGCACCGCCGCCTGGCGCAAGCCGGGCGGGTGACGGGTGACGGGTGACGGGTGACGGGTGAAGGGTGAAGGGTGAAGAGTGAAGGGTCACGGGTCACGGGTGACGGGTCACGGGTGACACGTGAAGGGGGAAGAGGCCGAGCCGTTGAGCCGCCTTGATTCCAGCGGATCGCTGCATGCTGACCGGTTCTCTGCCCCCCAGCCCCCAGCCCCCTGCCCCCCAGCCCCCAGCCCCCAGCCCCCAGCCCCCAGCCCCCAGCCCCCAGCCCCCTGCCCCCTGCCCCCTGCCAGTCCTCTGGCCCCATTCTTGCTTGGAAAGTGCTCGACGTAGGGTCAGCGTAGGGTCACGTCCCGCGGTGTGCCGGCCGATACGGTATGAGCTCGCGGGATCGGAGCGAAGGGGCGCTCTGGGGCCTGCGCCATTTCACACACCGGAGCCGCCCCGAGGCGGCCCCAGACCCAGCCAACCCATCCGGAGGTTGTCCCATGCACCGCAGTGCCGCTCTCCTCGTTGCGGCCCTCACCCTGGCCTGGGCCCTTCCGGCCCATGCGCTCAAGCTCGTGGCGCCGGTCGACAAGACCGTGGTGCAGGGTGCTTCGGTGCTGGTGCACGGGTTCGGCCAGCAGGGCTCCGAGGTGCGGGTTCGGGTCGAAGGCGGGGGCAAGGCGAGCGAAGCCTCGGCCCGCCTGGAAGCGGGTTCCATCGTGGAGATCAAGGTCCCCCTCTCTCCCGGGCTCAACCGCATCACCGTGGGCCGCGAGACCCGCGAGGTGTTCCGGGCAATGGGGGCGGAGCCCGCGCCCCCCGGTTTTCGTCCCCAGCGCATCCACGGCGGAGACATATCCCGGTGTTCCTCCTGCCACGAAGCCGACCAGTCCCTTCGGGCCGGGGGCTACCCCGGGGTCTGCCTGAGCTGCCACGAGGTGAGCTCCGCCAACCCGGCCCACCGGGAGGGGCCCGAGCGAAACCTCCACTTCCGGGCCAACATCTCCCGCTGCAACCGCTGTCACGACGCCCACGCAGCCCCCGAACGCAAGCTCCTCAAGGGGGCCGCCCAGGATCTGTGCACGGCGTGCCACCCCGGCTTTGCCGCCGGCGACGGTACCCACGCCGCGTACGACGAAGGCGGGTGCGCCGCGTGTCACGACCCCCACTTCTCCGGTTTTCCCAAGATCCTCACCGGCGCCATGCCGGGGCCCTGCGAGGCGTGCCACGACCAGGGCAAGGGGGCCACCGGGGTGACGCTCCACGCGCGGGTGGGAGGGGAGCGCGCGTGCAGCACGTGCCACGACCCCCACGGCCGGCAGAGCCGCCTGCTGCGTCAAGGAGCAGAAGCCTTGTGCACCTCGTGCCACGCCGAGGTGACGAAGAAAGGGCACGGGCGCGAGCTCTCGGACTGTACGGCCTGCCACGATCCCCACGCCGCCATGGGGTCGGGCCTCGTGCGCAAGGATGTGGGCGAGCGCTGCGCCGAGTGCCACGACGACGTGGCGAAGGGAAAGACGATCCACGCGCCGGTGGTCCAGGGCTGTCGCGGGTGTCACAGCCCCCACCGGGACGAGGGAACCTCCGCCGCCGCGACCCGATGCGGCGCGTGCCACGATCCGGCCCGCAACCCCCAGATGGCGAGCCTCCACGGGGGTCTCGTCCTGGCTCCGGAGACCTGCGCCACCTGCCACCCGCCCCACGCCTCGCCCACCAACCGGCTGGTGCGGGGGACGCTCCACTTCCCCCTCACCCAGGGCAAGTGCTCTGCCTGTCACGGGAAGGGTTCCGGGCAGGGGTTGAAGGCGAGCGAGGCGGTGCAGGCGTGCCGGGTCTGCCACCCCTTCGAGAGGACCATGGCGGCCCAGGGGGAGCGAATCCACGAGCCCGTGGCCGACGGCGAGTGCATGGCGTGCCACGACCCGCACCTGTCGGCGCGCAAGGGACTCCTCCGAGCCTCGGAGGCCCGGGTTTGCGGGGAGTGCCACAGCGTGTCCCAGACGGGAGAAGGACGCAAGGACCACTCGGCCGCGCAGGACTGCACCGCCTGCCACCGGCCCCACGGGGGAGGTGAGAAGAAGTTCCTCGCCGCCCGCCCTTCCGCCCTGTGCGCCGGCTGTCACGACGTGCCCGAGCAGGGCGCGTCCCATACCCACGCCGCCCTGGACGAGGGGTGCCTCCACTGCCACGATCCCCACGGGGGATTTTCCGGCGCCTCCCTGCGGATGCCCGAGAGGGATCTGTGCGTGGAGTGCCACGACAGCCCCCCGCCGGGCCATTCCTACGCGGCGGACGAGAAGTGCTCCACCTGCCACGAGCCCCACGCATCCCCCAACCCGCACCTGCTCCGGGGGGAGCGCAGCGCCGCCGCGCCGGTCCCGGAGCCCGCGGTCCGGTAGGGGAGGGGGCATTTTCCAGGGTACCGCTAGAGGAGACCCATGGGACCTATGGGACGCATGGGACCTATGGGAGGGAAACCTCCGTCACCCGTCACCCGTCACCCGTCACGCTCCACGTCTCACGCCCCAGGACGGCATCCACTTCCAGGCCGGTGCCGCGGGGGTCCACGACCTGGATGATCGTGCGGGCGTGGGGCGCCTCTCCCCGGGGGTCGGGGTCCCGCAGGTCCACGTCGGTGGGCCGCCGCAGGGGGATGCCGCGGGCGGATCGGGCCAGCCGCACCCAGGGGCGAAGCAGGCTGTCCCGGTTCTGCCGCACCACGATCCCCACCTCGCCGGTGGAGAGGTGCACCGCGGTGCCCACGGGGTAGATCCCCACGCACTGGATGAACTTCTGCACGTACACGGGGTGGAAGTGGGTCCCGGCCCAGCCATAGAGCCTGCGCAGGGCGTGGGTGGACGCCATCCCCTTCTGGTAGGGCCGGTCGGTGGTCATGGCGTCGTAGACGTCGGCGATCGCGGTGATGAGGCCAAACTTTCCCACGCCGGCGCCCGTGAGGCACCGGGGATAGCCGGTCCCGTCGTAACGCTCGTGGTGGCCCAGGGGCACGGCGGCACAGTCTTCGGGGATCGAGCCGGACTCCAGCAGGATGCGGGCCCCGTGGAGGGAGTGGGTCTTCACCACCTCGTACTCCCGCGAGTCCAGGGGGCCCTGCTTCTGCACGAGCCCCCCGGGAAGCCGCACCTTGCCCAGATCGTGCAGGAGGGCTCCGATGCCCAGGCGCTGGAGCTCCCGGTCGAGGATGCCCAGCTGTACCCCCAGGTTCAGGGCGAGCACCGCCACGTTGAGGCTGTGGTGAAACGTGTACTCGTCGAAGCTCTTGAGGCGCGCCAGGCTCAGCATGGCGTCGCGGTTGCGAAAGATCGACGCGATCAGGTCGCCCACGGTGCGGTCGGCCACCTCCCCGTCGGCCCGGCGCCCCCGGCCCACCTCACCGAATTGCCGCTCCACCGAGGACTTGGCTTCGTCGTAGAGCTCGCGGGCCCGCCGGTACTCGGCCTCGAAGGGGACCGGGGCGGGGACGGGCTCCGGCTCCGCCGGCTCGAGCACTTCTTCCCGCATCCGGGCGCCGAGCTCCCGCTCGGCTTCCTCGGCGGCCACCGCCTTGCCGCTGTCGGCACCCCGCGCCGTGTCGATGTATACCTCGGTCATCCTGCACCGGAGCATCTGCTCGACGTCGCGGGCGCTGCGCACGGTGATGCGGTTGGGGAAGAAGGGGTGCAGGAGCCAGGGCGTGTTGAAGTCGGCCACGAACATCCCGGGCTCGAGGTCTTCCACGCGGATCTTCTTGAGCATTCGTGCATCCCAGGCAGGCGGCCGCTGCGAAGGCAAGAAGCGCCCCCGGTATGCCGCGACGGTGCTCCTGGTCTATCGACCCCAGGGGCAGGTCTCTTGACCCCTGCCGGGGGTGTGGGGCTTTTCAGCGGTTGCCGGTGCACTCTCCGATGCTAGGCTCGAAGCGCTCGGAGCGCGCGACGCGGGGTCGGGACCCGGCAGGGAGGAGAAGCACATGGCACGGCTTGGGAGGGCGGTTCTGCTAGCATCGCTGTTGGCGGCGGGAAGCTGGTTTCTCGGGGCCGGGGGTGGCCATGCCCTGTGCGTGCAGGAGGGAACGGCGGCACCCGACTTCACCCTCGAGACCCTCGAGGGCGGGTCGGTGCGGCTCTCCGCGCTCCGGGGCAAGCCGGTGCTCCTGGTCTTCTGGGCCACCTGGTGCCCCCGCTGCATGGAGCAGCTCGCGTTCCTCCAGGGCCTCCAGACCTCCCTGGGCGACCGGCTCGCCATCCTGGCCGTGAACCAGGAAACCCAGCTCCTCTCGCCGGCCCACGTGGCCAAGCTCCGGGAAGAGCTGCGCGAGCGCGGCATCTCCCTGCCGGTGCCCCTCGACCGGGAGCTCTCGGTGTGGAAGGACTACTGCATCGGGGCCCTGCCCACCACCGTAATCCTCGACCGGGAGGGGATCGTGCGCTTCGCCGAACCCAACTTCTACTGGGCCAGCCGGGAGAAGATCGAAGGAGTGCTGCGCGGGCTGGGTGTGGGGCTGCCCTGAAGGGCGGGTACTGGGGGACGTCTTTGTTCGGGCTCGAACTGGCGAAGCGCCCGGGCCACCAGATCCCCGAGAGCTTCGGGAAAGAGATCGCCGGTGCGCACCTGGATCACTCGCGTTCGCGGCTGCTCGTTGCGCGAGCCGGAGTTTCCTCCCAACGCCGTCACACCCCCTGGACCACGATCTCTGTCTCGGCCACCCCGATCACGTCTCCGCTGATCCAGTGCAGGAACTCCATGGAGACGGGGAAGGTGCCCGGGGCGGTAGGGCGCACCAGGAGGTCCCATCGCTGGGCGGTGGTGAGCTCGAAGGGGACGCCCGACGGCAGGAGAAAAGGGCGGGAGTAGCGGCCGTCGCCGGGGCCGCCCAGGGTGCGGCCGTCCACGGCGATGACCTCGGAGTCGAGGCCGTGAAGGGTGATCCGCAGGACCGCGTAGGACGCGTTGGCCACCCGGGCGAGGAGCGTCTGGCCCGCGGCGAGTTCCGCCGCGACTCCGGGGTTCTCCCCGGCCAGGGGGCTGTTGCGGCTCCAGGGATGGGGTACGCCGGAGATGAGGAAGTACTCGGGGTCCATGTAGTTGAGGCCCGGATCCTCGTCGTCGAAGGGGCAGTCCAGCCCGGCGCTGTGGTGGATGTCGTGCCAGCGGGGGTCGATCTCGTCGGGCACCCACCAGGCCTCCACGTCGTAGGGCACCACCTCCATGGCCCGGCGCGCGAAGCCGGGGCCTTCCGGCGGGTCCACGATCAGCAGGCCGTACATCCCCATCTCGAAGTGGAGCGTGGTGTTCTTGTGGCAGTGGTAGAGGTAGGTGCCCGCGTAGGCGGCGCGCCACTGGTAGTCGTAGCTGCCCGTGACCTCGAAGGAGGTGTGGCCGACCCCGTCGTTGACGGCGGTAGGCTCGATGCCGTGGTGGTGGATGGTGTGGGAGTTGTGGCTCATCTTCCCCGTGGTGTGGACGATCTGCCCCTCCCGAACCCGTATGGCCGCCGAGGGGAAGGAGCGACGCGGGTCCTCGATGAGTGGCGGCAGGGGGTAGGGCCGAAGCACCACCTTGTCCCCGTCCTCGAATCCCCACATGCGCACCTCCCGGCCGTCGGGCATGCGGATGTCCAGGCTGGTGAAGACGTCGCGCACCAGGGCCACGTGGGGCTCCACCCGGTCCGGAGTGGGCGGGGAACCCTCGACCCGCACGTTGCACCCGAACTTCTCGAACATCTCGAGGGTTTCGGGATCGGCGAGATCCAGCTCGTGGTGATGGCGTTCGTTGACGGCGTCGCGGGAGATCACGGGCAGGGCCATGGCGCTCTCCTCCTCTTCCAGGGGTCAGCGAAGCAGCAGGCGCACGCCCGCCCGAACGGCTCCCGTGGCCGGGGAGAACACGGTGACGGCCCCGGCGGCCACCGCCGCCAACGCCCGCCCCTCGAAGGTCCAGGTGCCGTCCCCGAGGACCTCCGTATCCCCCAGGAGGGGCCCCTCCGGGCCGGCTCCCGCGCGCACCTGAAGCACCGTGCCGGCCGCCCCCGAGCTGCGCCCCGCGAGCGCCAGGCGTCCGATCCGCACCCGCAGGTCGGCCCGGTCCACGGCGATGGCCTCGTCCTGGGGGCTCAGGTCGTCCTCGATGACGAAGTCGGTGACCACCCCCTGGGGGTAGTTGCCCCCCGCCGCGGTCTGGGAGAACTCGGTGTGGCAGTGCATGGGGAAGGCCTGCGGGAAGCCTTCCTCCAGGGGCGGCCAGGCCGGCCGGTCCTGGTCGACGACGCGCGC is a window of Thermodesulfobacteriota bacterium DNA encoding:
- a CDS encoding HD-GYP domain-containing protein — its product is MLKKIRVEDLEPGMFVADFNTPWLLHPFFPNRITVRSARDVEQMLRCRMTEVYIDTARGADSGKAVAAEEAERELGARMREEVLEPAEPEPVPAPVPFEAEYRRARELYDEAKSSVERQFGEVGRGRRADGEVADRTVGDLIASIFRNRDAMLSLARLKSFDEYTFHHSLNVAVLALNLGVQLGILDRELQRLGIGALLHDLGKVRLPGGLVQKQGPLDSREYEVVKTHSLHGARILLESGSIPEDCAAVPLGHHERYDGTGYPRCLTGAGVGKFGLITAIADVYDAMTTDRPYQKGMASTHALRRLYGWAGTHFHPVYVQKFIQCVGIYPVGTAVHLSTGEVGIVVRQNRDSLLRPWVRLARSARGIPLRRPTDVDLRDPDPRGEAPHARTIIQVVDPRGTGLEVDAVLGRETWSVTGDG
- a CDS encoding TlpA disulfide reductase family protein; the encoded protein is MARLGRAVLLASLLAAGSWFLGAGGGHALCVQEGTAAPDFTLETLEGGSVRLSALRGKPVLLVFWATWCPRCMEQLAFLQGLQTSLGDRLAILAVNQETQLLSPAHVAKLREELRERGISLPVPLDRELSVWKDYCIGALPTTVILDREGIVRFAEPNFYWASREKIEGVLRGLGVGLP
- a CDS encoding cytochrome c3 family protein yields the protein MHRSAALLVAALTLAWALPAHALKLVAPVDKTVVQGASVLVHGFGQQGSEVRVRVEGGGKASEASARLEAGSIVEIKVPLSPGLNRITVGRETREVFRAMGAEPAPPGFRPQRIHGGDISRCSSCHEADQSLRAGGYPGVCLSCHEVSSANPAHREGPERNLHFRANISRCNRCHDAHAAPERKLLKGAAQDLCTACHPGFAAGDGTHAAYDEGGCAACHDPHFSGFPKILTGAMPGPCEACHDQGKGATGVTLHARVGGERACSTCHDPHGRQSRLLRQGAEALCTSCHAEVTKKGHGRELSDCTACHDPHAAMGSGLVRKDVGERCAECHDDVAKGKTIHAPVVQGCRGCHSPHRDEGTSAAATRCGACHDPARNPQMASLHGGLVLAPETCATCHPPHASPTNRLVRGTLHFPLTQGKCSACHGKGSGQGLKASEAVQACRVCHPFERTMAAQGERIHEPVADGECMACHDPHLSARKGLLRASEARVCGECHSVSQTGEGRKDHSAAQDCTACHRPHGGGEKKFLAARPSALCAGCHDVPEQGASHTHAALDEGCLHCHDPHGGFSGASLRMPERDLCVECHDSPPPGHSYAADEKCSTCHEPHASPNPHLLRGERSAAAPVPEPAVR
- a CDS encoding multicopper oxidase domain-containing protein; translation: MALPVISRDAVNERHHHELDLADPETLEMFEKFGCNVRVEGSPPTPDRVEPHVALVRDVFTSLDIRMPDGREVRMWGFEDGDKVVLRPYPLPPLIEDPRRSFPSAAIRVREGQIVHTTGKMSHNSHTIHHHGIEPTAVNDGVGHTSFEVTGSYDYQWRAAYAGTYLYHCHKNTTLHFEMGMYGLLIVDPPEGPGFARRAMEVVPYDVEAWWVPDEIDPRWHDIHHSAGLDCPFDDEDPGLNYMDPEYFLISGVPHPWSRNSPLAGENPGVAAELAAGQTLLARVANASYAVLRITLHGLDSEVIAVDGRTLGGPGDGRYSRPFLLPSGVPFELTTAQRWDLLVRPTAPGTFPVSMEFLHWISGDVIGVAETEIVVQGV